One stretch of Pradoshia sp. D12 DNA includes these proteins:
- the plsY gene encoding glycerol-3-phosphate 1-O-acyltransferase PlsY produces the protein MLYFLFILAYLLGSIPSGLIIGKVFYNTDIREHGSGNLGGTNTFRTLGKKAGIIVTTIDILKGTLATLLPYIFNIQADQWPSWIAIPLICGLLAVIGHMYPIFAGFRGGKAVATSGGILLGYDPLLFVILVACFFVFLYLTKIVSLSSMLIAVVALIYAMFSGDPSMLILIIFLAGFIFYRHRANIKRIINKTEPKVNLFKR, from the coding sequence ATGTTATATTTTTTGTTTATATTGGCCTATTTGCTAGGTTCAATACCTTCAGGCTTAATTATAGGAAAAGTTTTTTATAACACTGATATACGTGAGCATGGCAGCGGAAACTTAGGAGGAACCAATACATTCCGGACACTTGGGAAAAAAGCCGGAATTATCGTTACAACTATAGATATCTTAAAAGGTACTTTGGCCACCTTATTGCCATACATATTTAATATACAAGCTGATCAATGGCCAAGTTGGATTGCTATTCCGTTGATATGCGGCTTATTGGCAGTTATCGGCCATATGTACCCTATATTTGCCGGATTCAGAGGCGGTAAAGCTGTAGCTACATCCGGAGGTATTTTGCTCGGATACGATCCACTTTTATTTGTGATTCTAGTTGCATGCTTTTTTGTATTCTTATACCTAACTAAAATCGTGTCCTTATCTTCTATGTTGATTGCAGTTGTGGCACTTATTTATGCCATGTTTAGCGGAGATCCTTCCATGTTAATCCTAATTATCTTCCTGGCAGGATTTATCTTCTATCGCCATC